The Leptospira saintgironsiae genome contains the following window.
TACGGAAAAGAAGCTCTCCGCAGATTTTCAGGTTTAAGAGAAAGTTCCAGAAAAGAACTGAAAGAGCTCGAAAATGAAGTACAAAATCTTTTGAATAGATCTTCTCAGTTGAGTTCGGATAAAAAATATTCTAGCCAGTTGATTGCTCCAGGAATTTCTTCCGAAGGATTTGATTTCAGATATATTGCTCAGTCTAGAGAAAAAATTCCTTCTGATCGTACATTAAATCGAGTATTTCTTCGTAAAAGAAATATCGCAGTTCGTCCTGGTTATGAAACTTCTCCGCTTACAAATGACGGAGTTTTTCTGAATGTAGTTTCTTCGAATACAGAAAGAGAACCTTTACTTGCTGGTCCTCTAGAAATTTACTCTGGAGAAAATCTTTTAGGAACAACTTCTGTCTCCACTTTAAAGCCAGGCCAAGAAATCAAAATGGAACTTGGACCTGATAGAGATATCAAGGTAGAAAGGAAACAGGAGAAACTGGATGATAAGTCTGGGATCATTTCTCGGAAAAAGAATATTCGTTATAGAGTTACTATTTCCATTAAGAACAACAAACGTAGAGCAGTTCCTGTCCGTTTGATAGATCGTATTCCTTATACAAACGATGATAGTGTAAAAGTGGAATGGTCGGCGGGCACAGATATTCCTAAGTCCAAAACGGAAGATGGAATTTTAACTTATGAATTTGAAATAGGTGCGAATTCTCGTAAGGCGGTTCAATTCGAATACACAGTTTCCTATCCTGCGGATAATATACTCCGCGAAACGCCAGGTTCGGATTCATATTGAGGCTTATTATGAAAAATTATAAAAATTTAATGTATTCATCTTTTGTTAGATTCTCCGTGATTTTTGGTTTGGTTTCTTTTCCGGTGTTTGGAAAAGAGTTCAGCCTTCCGATTAAGGAGGTAACTGTTCATCAGGGTACAGCTCAGATTTTAAGATCTGGAAGAGTCCAACTGGAGCCTGGAACAAACAAGATCGAGATCTCTTATTTACCAGTTTCTCTTTTAGAAGAAACCTTAACTGCGGCGGTAACTGCACCACAAGTTGAGGTCACAGGTTCAAGAACTTGGAAAGAAGAAGGTACTGCTGCTTCTAATCCAGAGGTTGCTCAACTCCAGAAAAAAGTTCAGCAATTAGAGAAGGATCAAGAAAGTATATTAGCAAAAGAGAATGATCTAAAAGCAGAAAAAGAGCTATTATCCGAAATGCGCAAAAAAGTCTCGGATGTTGTAGGTCGAAATCTTTTATACGGAAGGGTAGAAGGAGATGGAAAAAACTGGGGAACTTATCTTAAGAAAACCAGAGATGAGGCCGTTTCTATTTTTGCTATTTGGGAGAAGTTAGAAAGATCCAAACGTAAGGTCCAAACTGAACTGGAGGAGGCTCGGGCCCAACTCTCGCTCCTATTATCCCAAGCAGAAAAAAGTACACGCACCACTTGGGTTCAAATCGTAAATACAAGTTCTGAGGCAAAAAGTGTAGAGCTTCGTTTGAGTTATTTAGTTCCGAGTGCAGATTGGAAACCTACTTATATTCTAACTGCAGATGATTCTTTGAGCAAAGCGAAGTTAGAATATATAGTAGAGGTCCGACAAGAATCAGGAGAAGATTGGCGAGGGGTACAACTTTTACTTTCTACCACCAGACCAGATCTATCTCTCAGAAGGGACAGACTTCGTCCATTAAGGTTATTTGATGTAGAAGTAGATTCCAAACAAGAAATTCTCACTAATCAAACTCAGGCAGTTGGCGCAGCTCAAATGCCTAACGAAGAATCTAATATTCCTTCTACCGAAGAACCTTCTCCTTCCAGTGAAAGAGGAAGTGGATTTTTGTTTAGGCTTCCTAAAACGATCACATTGGCGTCTCAAAAAGAATCCAGAAAGTTTGAGATGTTATCTTTTAGTGCACCTATTCAGGTAAAAACTGTCGCTTCTCCTAGATACAAACCATTTCCTTTATTGGAAGCAGAGTTTCAAAACATGGGAGAATTTCCGATCCTTCCCGGAGAAGTTTCTTTGTTTAGAAGTTCAGGACTTGTAGGAAGAACAAAAGTTTCTTATGTTTCTCCGAAAGAAAATCTATCCGTATCTTTGGGGACCGAAGGTAGTTTAAGACTTTCTTATAGAAAGGATTGGAACCAAACAAAAGAGGGACTTATCTCTACTCAAAAGGTAATGGAGAAGAAGGTCTATCTAAGTCTGGAAAATTTTGGCAAAGAAAGTAAAACTGTGATCGTAAGAGAGCAGATCCCAATTTCTGAATCTGCAAGTGTAAAGGTAGAAGTGAATCAAGAGGCAAGCACTCCTGGTTCTAAGGAATATCGAGCTAACTCAGGAATTATAGAGTGGAGCTTGGTGATCCCGCCTTCTGGAAAAAAAGAGATCAAGTTGGAGTATAAGGTGACTTATCCAA
Protein-coding sequences here:
- a CDS encoding mucoidy inhibitor MuiA family protein yields the protein MKNYKNLMYSSFVRFSVIFGLVSFPVFGKEFSLPIKEVTVHQGTAQILRSGRVQLEPGTNKIEISYLPVSLLEETLTAAVTAPQVEVTGSRTWKEEGTAASNPEVAQLQKKVQQLEKDQESILAKENDLKAEKELLSEMRKKVSDVVGRNLLYGRVEGDGKNWGTYLKKTRDEAVSIFAIWEKLERSKRKVQTELEEARAQLSLLLSQAEKSTRTTWVQIVNTSSEAKSVELRLSYLVPSADWKPTYILTADDSLSKAKLEYIVEVRQESGEDWRGVQLLLSTTRPDLSLRRDRLRPLRLFDVEVDSKQEILTNQTQAVGAAQMPNEESNIPSTEEPSPSSERGSGFLFRLPKTITLASQKESRKFEMLSFSAPIQVKTVASPRYKPFPLLEAEFQNMGEFPILPGEVSLFRSSGLVGRTKVSYVSPKENLSVSLGTEGSLRLSYRKDWNQTKEGLISTQKVMEKKVYLSLENFGKESKTVIVREQIPISESASVKVEVNQEASTPGSKEYRANSGIIEWSLVIPPSGKKEIKLEYKVTYPNHQNLDFLRSF